In Deinococcus sp. HSC-46F16, the following are encoded in one genomic region:
- a CDS encoding HAD family phosphatase produces the protein MTRSPDPAARHVAFDWGGVFTVGTFDGRSTARLAERGGLPVGRVRQSYFQHVHQLEVGAWTLPQFWEVLAAETGLTLTYPEFEALYLGSVHDNDLMYTTLAGIPAGVRVGLLSNNYPVVSDHLRRDPRFARFDALVFSNELRQKKPHPDAFAALANAMGVPAARTAFVDDVEENVAAARAAGFHGLLYHHDRHAEFEGELAEWLGRPVPSGP, from the coding sequence ATGACCCGCTCGCCTGACCCCGCCGCCCGTCACGTCGCCTTCGACTGGGGCGGCGTCTTTACCGTCGGCACCTTCGACGGCCGCTCGACCGCCCGCCTCGCCGAACGGGGCGGCCTCCCGGTGGGGCGCGTACGCCAGAGCTACTTCCAGCACGTGCACCAGTTGGAGGTCGGCGCCTGGACGCTGCCGCAGTTCTGGGAGGTGCTGGCCGCCGAGACGGGCCTCACCCTGACCTACCCCGAGTTCGAGGCGCTCTACCTCGGCAGCGTCCACGACAACGACCTGATGTACACCACCCTGGCCGGGATTCCGGCGGGGGTGCGGGTGGGGCTGCTCAGCAACAACTACCCCGTGGTCAGCGACCACCTGCGCCGCGATCCGCGCTTCGCCCGCTTCGACGCGCTGGTCTTCAGCAACGAGTTGCGGCAGAAAAAGCCCCACCCCGACGCCTTCGCCGCCCTCGCGAACGCGATGGGCGTGCCGGCCGCGCGAACCGCCTTCGTAGATGACGTGGAGGAGAATGTCGCGGCCGCGCGGGCAGCGGGCTTTCACGGCCTGCTGTACCACCACGACCGCCACGCCGAGTTCGAGGGGGAGCT
- a CDS encoding bifunctional oligoribonuclease/PAP phosphatase NrnA: MTGMNDATPSYSQAVQAVAERLRAHSGPIVVLSHESPDGDALGSVLGLTRALRALGREVIAPMEVPRYLRFLVQEGEIVPALTEWPQGALAAVLDVDNNDPTRVAGADLTVFDGPVVNIDHHGTNRRQSDALLVDPSLPATAMMVADVVEALGAPWTEQVATPLMLGLNTDTGSFRFDSVTPRTFEAAARLLSHGARLGWINDNLGQHPRSYYLLLREVLTTMEFLYGGRVVLARVDDAMLERAGATWEDVESYVNILRGAEGSVLAVMVKDYGDRIKLSLRSRGGVSAQNVAVALGGGGHVPAAGATLTGPYPEARERLDAAVATELERVDQGG, encoded by the coding sequence ATGACCGGCATGAACGACGCCACCCCCTCCTATTCGCAGGCTGTGCAGGCCGTGGCCGAGCGCCTGCGGGCGCACTCCGGCCCGATCGTGGTGCTGTCCCACGAGAGCCCCGACGGCGACGCGCTGGGCAGCGTGCTGGGCCTGACGCGGGCGCTGCGGGCGCTGGGGCGCGAAGTCATCGCGCCGATGGAGGTGCCCCGCTACCTGCGCTTTCTGGTGCAGGAGGGCGAGATCGTCCCGGCGCTGACCGAGTGGCCGCAGGGGGCGCTGGCCGCCGTGCTGGACGTGGACAACAACGATCCCACGCGGGTGGCGGGAGCGGACCTGACCGTGTTCGACGGCCCGGTTGTGAACATCGACCACCACGGCACCAACCGCCGTCAGTCCGACGCCCTGCTGGTGGACCCCAGCCTCCCCGCCACCGCGATGATGGTCGCCGACGTGGTGGAGGCGCTGGGTGCCCCCTGGACCGAGCAGGTCGCCACCCCCCTGATGCTGGGGCTGAACACCGATACCGGGTCCTTCCGCTTCGACAGCGTGACGCCCCGGACCTTCGAGGCGGCGGCGCGGCTGCTGTCGCACGGGGCAAGGCTGGGGTGGATCAACGACAACCTGGGACAGCACCCGCGTTCCTACTACCTGTTGCTGCGCGAGGTGCTGACCACGATGGAGTTCTTGTACGGCGGCCGGGTGGTCCTCGCCCGCGTGGACGACGCGATGCTGGAGCGGGCCGGGGCCACCTGGGAGGACGTGGAGTCCTACGTCAACATCCTGCGCGGCGCGGAGGGCTCGGTCCTCGCCGTGATGGTCAAGGACTACGGAGACCGGATCAAGCTGTCGCTGCGCTCGCGCGGGGGCGTCAGCGCCCAGAATGTCGCCGTGGCGCTGGGCGGGGGCGGGCATGTCCCGGCGGCGGGCGCGACCCTGACCGGGCCGTATCCCGAGGCCCGCGAGCGGCTGGACGCGGCGGTGGCGACGGAGCTGGAACGGGTGGACCAGGGCGGCTGA